In a genomic window of Gossypium arboreum isolate Shixiya-1 chromosome 7, ASM2569848v2, whole genome shotgun sequence:
- the LOC108481153 gene encoding uncharacterized protein LOC108481153, translating to MAAKLALSSSLTTQIPFLPNSSSSVSAFPCALTSCNTRPHKFRIHANLGEGEGELKPKGKKKFITREEEPEQYWQTAGEREGENPMKTPLPYIIIFGMSTPFVILAIAFANGWIKVPVR from the exons ATGGCAGCCAAATTGGCACTCTCTTCTTCTCTTACCACTCAGATTCCTTTCTTACCCAACTCTTCATCCTCTGTATCGGCTTTCCCTTGTGCCCTCACTTCCTGTAACACAAGGCCCCATAAATTCAGAATTCATGCAAACTTAg GGGAAGGAGAAGGAGAGCTCAAGCCTAAAGGAAAGAAGAAATTTATAACTAGAGAAGAAGAACCGGAGCA GTATTGGCAAACTGCAGGAGAAAGGGAAGGAGAGAATCCCATGAAGACCCCTCTTCCTTACATTATAATATTTGGAATGTCAACACCCTTTGTAATCTTAGCCATTGCTTTTGCTAATGGCTGGATTAAGGTTCCTGTTCGATGA
- the LOC108481144 gene encoding SNF1-related protein kinase regulatory subunit beta-2-like, giving the protein MVMGNVSGRDDGEGGSGAKKNGNEVDNEQFNSDPMLHSPPHSPNESYQPPFLFPPQIPMFPWLRSAEMIQTQTQNDMLMQNTTRYEDIRSENNLPWEYNDSGRAPDLQISEAPLLRPGQMMQIRNDPLVQKSTRYKGFHQEQMRAVMITWCFGGKRVAITGSWDNWKTIEPLHSLGKDFIIMKMLPFGVYHYQFIVDELRRYAPNLPCEFDESGNAYNILDLQEFVPEAPESLSEFESPPSPISSYDSQPLNDGDFSKPPPELPPQLRTKILDEQSLFVRNPRSLRKPSHTLLNHLYKKDGSDGQTVALCSTHRFLQKYVTVVLYKSVHR; this is encoded by the exons ATGG TAATGGGAAATGTTAGTGGTAGAGATGATGGTGAAGGAGGTTCAGGAGCAAAGAAGAATGGAAATGAAGTGGATAATGAGCAATTTAATTCAGACCCAATGCTTCACTCCCCTCCACATAGTCCTAATGAGTCTTATCAGCCTCCCTTCCTTTTCCCTCCACAG ATCCCTATGTTTCCGTGGCTAAGATCTGCTGAAATGATCCAAACTCAAACTCAAAATGATATGTTAATGCAAAACACTACGCGGTACGAAGATATCCGTAGTGAGAATAACTTGCCATGGGAATACAACGATTCAGGCAGAGCTCCGGATTTACAG ATCTCTGAGGCTCCCTTGCTCAGACCTGGTCAAATGATGCAAATCCGAAATGATCCACTGGTACAAAAGTCTACGCGCTACAAGGGTTTCCACCAAGAGCAGATGAGAGCAGTGATGATAACATGGTGTTTTGGTGGCAAGCGAGTAGCTATTACTGGATCATGGGACAATTGGAAGACCAT AGAACCCTTGCACTCTTTGGGTAAAGATTTCATTATCATGAAGATGCTCCCATTTGGTGTTTACCACTACCAATTCATTGTTGATGAGCTGAGGAGATATGCTCCAAACTTACCGTGCGAATTTGATGAGTCTGGGAATGCTTATAACATTTTGGATTTGCAG GAGTTTGTTCCAGAAGCTCCTGAAAGCCTTTCAGAGTTCGAATCTCCACCTTCTCCGATATCAAGCTATGACAGTCAACCACTAAATGATGGTGATTTCAGCAAGCCTCCACCTGAACTGCCTCCACAGCTTCGGACAAAGATATTAGATGAGCAATCACTTTTTGTTAGGAATCCCCGGTCCTTGCGAAAGCCTTCTCATACGCTGCTGAACCATCTTTACAAGAAAGATGGCAGTGATGGTCAGACTGTGGCGCTTTGCTCCACACATAGATTTCTTCAAAAATATGTGACTGTAGTACTGTACAAATCCGTGCATAGGTAA